A window of the Bacteroides thetaiotaomicron VPI-5482 genome harbors these coding sequences:
- a CDS encoding 3-deoxy-D-manno-octulosonic acid transferase: MLYNLAIVIYDLLVHFAAPFSRKPRKMMKGHWVVYELLRQQVEKGEQYIWFHAASLGEFEQGRPLIEMIREKYPDYKILLTFFSPSGYEVRKHYRGADIVCYLPFDKPRNVKKFLDIANPCMAFFIKYEFWKNYLDELHKRRIPVYSVSSIFRRDQIFFKWYGGTYRNVLKDFDHLFVQNEASKRYLSKIGICRVTVVGDTRFDRVLQIREEAKDLPLVKMFKGDNAFTFVAGSSWGPDEDLFLEYFNTHPEMKLIIAPHVIDENHLVEIISKLKRPYVRYTRADEKNVLKVDCLIIDCFGLLSSIYRYGEVAYIGGGFGVGIHNTLEAAVYGIPVIFGPKYQKFMEAIRLLEAKGAYSIKDYHELKTLLDRFQADDVFMRETGANAGYYVTSNAGATEKIMHMINF; this comes from the coding sequence ATGCTTTACAATCTGGCAATAGTTATTTATGACCTTTTGGTTCATTTTGCTGCTCCGTTCAGCCGTAAGCCCCGAAAAATGATGAAAGGGCATTGGGTGGTGTATGAACTTCTACGACAGCAAGTGGAGAAAGGGGAGCAGTATATTTGGTTTCACGCTGCTTCGCTTGGCGAGTTTGAACAAGGGCGTCCATTAATAGAAATGATCAGGGAAAAATATCCCGATTATAAGATATTGCTTACATTTTTCTCTCCGTCCGGTTACGAAGTGCGCAAGCATTACCGGGGAGCGGACATTGTCTGCTATCTGCCGTTTGATAAACCGCGGAATGTGAAGAAGTTCCTGGATATTGCAAACCCGTGCATGGCATTCTTTATCAAGTACGAATTTTGGAAGAATTACCTGGATGAGCTTCATAAGCGTCGCATCCCGGTGTATAGTGTTTCTTCCATTTTCCGTCGCGATCAGATATTCTTTAAATGGTATGGTGGGACTTATCGTAATGTGCTGAAGGATTTCGATCATTTGTTTGTGCAGAATGAGGCTTCCAAACGCTATTTGTCGAAGATTGGCATTTGTCGTGTGACAGTGGTGGGAGATACCCGTTTCGACCGTGTGTTGCAGATTCGGGAAGAGGCCAAAGACCTTCCGTTGGTGAAAATGTTTAAAGGAGACAATGCCTTTACGTTTGTGGCAGGCAGTTCTTGGGGACCGGATGAAGATTTATTCCTGGAGTACTTCAACACCCATCCGGAAATGAAGTTGATCATCGCTCCGCATGTGATTGATGAAAATCATCTGGTGGAGATTATCAGTAAACTGAAACGTCCTTATGTACGCTATACTCGTGCTGACGAAAAGAATGTACTGAAAGTTGATTGCTTGATTATCGATTGCTTCGGACTGTTATCTTCTATTTACCGCTATGGAGAAGTGGCTTATATCGGAGGTGGTTTTGGCGTCGGTATTCATAATACGCTGGAAGCTGCTGTATATGGCATCCCTGTTATCTTCGGACCGAAATATCAGAAGTTTATGGAAGCAATCCGGTTGCTCGAAGCTAAAGGCGCATACTCAATTAAAGACTATCACGAGTTGAAAACCTTGCTGGACCGTTTTCAGGCAGATGATGTTTTCATGCGTGAGACCGGTGCGAATGCTGGTTATTATGTGACCAGTAATGCCGGAGCTACGGAGAAGATTATGCACATGATTAACTTTTAG